A window of the Virgibacillus pantothenticus genome harbors these coding sequences:
- the aceA gene encoding isocitrate lyase, whose amino-acid sequence MTNERINDLTKAWENDERWMGIERPYSAEDVIRLRGSMDMTYTLAEKGSEKLWELLQTENYIHALGALTGNQAVQQVKAGLKAIYLSGWQVAADANLAGQMYPDQSLYPVNSVPNVVKRINQALQRADQIHYSEGKQDIDWFAPIVADAEAGFGGQLNVFELMKSMIEAGASGVHFEDQLSSEKKCGHLGGKVLLPTQTAVRNLIAARLAADVMGTPTVIIARTDANAADLITSDVDPYDAAFITGERTTEGFYKTKAGIDQAIARGLAYAPYADLIWCETSEPNYEEAKQFAEAIREKYPNKMLAYNCSPSFNWKKKLNDDEIASFQEQLAALGYKFQFVTLAGFHALNYSMFELARKYKVEGMKAYSELQQNEFHSEQYGYSATRHQREVGTGYFDEVAQVISGGAFSTAALKGSTEEEQFTS is encoded by the coding sequence ATGACAAATGAGCGGATAAATGATTTGACAAAGGCTTGGGAAAACGATGAACGGTGGATGGGGATAGAGAGACCTTATAGTGCAGAGGACGTCATTCGTCTAAGAGGTTCGATGGATATGACCTATACATTAGCTGAAAAAGGATCGGAAAAATTATGGGAGTTGCTGCAAACGGAAAATTATATTCATGCACTTGGAGCTCTAACAGGAAATCAAGCTGTTCAGCAAGTAAAAGCTGGGTTAAAGGCGATTTATCTGAGCGGTTGGCAAGTGGCAGCGGATGCGAATCTAGCAGGGCAAATGTATCCAGATCAAAGTCTATACCCTGTAAATAGTGTGCCAAATGTGGTAAAGCGCATTAATCAGGCTTTGCAACGAGCCGACCAAATCCACTATTCAGAAGGGAAACAGGATATCGATTGGTTTGCACCGATAGTTGCTGATGCAGAGGCTGGATTCGGTGGGCAATTAAATGTTTTTGAATTAATGAAGTCAATGATTGAGGCAGGCGCATCAGGCGTTCATTTTGAGGATCAATTATCATCAGAGAAAAAATGTGGACACTTAGGTGGTAAAGTATTGCTTCCGACACAGACAGCCGTGCGTAATCTAATTGCTGCCCGCCTAGCTGCGGATGTGATGGGAACACCTACTGTTATCATTGCTAGAACCGATGCGAACGCTGCAGATCTTATTACGAGTGATGTAGATCCATATGATGCTGCATTTATTACCGGAGAACGTACAACGGAAGGTTTTTATAAAACAAAGGCAGGGATTGATCAAGCGATTGCAAGGGGACTTGCTTATGCTCCTTACGCTGACTTAATTTGGTGTGAAACATCGGAACCAAATTACGAAGAAGCAAAGCAATTTGCAGAAGCTATCCGAGAAAAATACCCGAATAAAATGTTAGCTTATAATTGCTCTCCATCGTTTAATTGGAAGAAAAAGCTCAATGACGATGAAATTGCCAGTTTCCAAGAGCAACTGGCAGCTCTAGGATATAAATTCCAATTTGTTACTTTGGCAGGTTTTCATGCTTTAAATTACAGTATGTTTGAACTAGCTAGGAAATATAAGGTTGAAGGTATGAAAGCATACTCGGAACTACAGCAAAACGAATTTCATAGTGAACAATACGGCTATAGTGCTACGAGACATCAACGTGAAGTTGGAACTGGGTACTTTGATGAAGTGGCACAAGTTATTTCTGGAGGTGCCTTTTCAACTGCAGCATTAAAAGGTTCGACAGAAGAAGAACAATTTACTTCTTAA
- a CDS encoding DUF1836 domain-containing protein gives MENLKDFMKQMQLNSQLSLDDIPNLDLYMDQVIQLFESTFEGLKRDEQEKVLTKTMINNYAKGKLFYPIENKKYSKDHLMLIAMIYQLKGALSINDVKTTLYKLNKMVVEDNFELAKLYESYVQLADESMKQLESEMKQLIDDVEHQSETLASNDADYLQELLLVASFVNMSNYYRRAAEKMVDRIATKNDK, from the coding sequence ATGGAAAATTTGAAAGATTTTATGAAGCAAATGCAGTTGAATAGTCAGTTGTCATTAGATGATATTCCAAATTTGGATTTATATATGGATCAAGTTATTCAACTATTCGAAAGTACGTTCGAAGGATTAAAGCGAGATGAGCAAGAGAAGGTTTTGACCAAAACAATGATTAACAATTATGCAAAAGGAAAGCTATTTTATCCGATCGAAAATAAGAAATATTCAAAAGATCATTTAATGTTAATCGCAATGATTTATCAATTAAAGGGTGCGCTCTCCATTAATGATGTGAAAACAACGTTATACAAGCTAAACAAAATGGTAGTGGAAGATAACTTTGAATTAGCGAAACTATATGAAAGCTATGTCCAACTTGCTGATGAAAGTATGAAACAGCTAGAATCAGAAATGAAACAATTGATTGATGATGTCGAACACCAAAGTGAAACATTAGCTAGTAACGATGCTGATTACTTGCAAGAACTTCTATTAGTGGCATCTTTTGTTAACATGAGCAATTATTATCGACGAGCTGCGGAAAAGATGGTGGATCGAATTGCTACGAAGAATGACAAATAA
- a CDS encoding aromatic acid exporter family protein yields MKPSHFIGSRVVKTGVAVFLTAWICELFDAPAVFAVITAIVTIEPTVSDSIRKGFVRFPASAIGAAYSVFFIYLFGNSPITYALAATLTIVTCFRLKLHAGLLVATLTAVAMVEVIHSNYFISFLIRLGTTTIGLVVSTAVNMFVLPPDYTSHITENMMAIRKRLAAKIEKVFYTVTAEQPTAATNALKSTDVVYKKIRQTETLIQFQKEEAKYHPLTNSEKRFFKQVEKQLTCLKLIHYHIDNVVTTRLRDDLWHDHEKKIIRQAADELVDTFNRKTALNQTHIRELRELYWRENGVASRKPDASVANFPPELIITYELLTICQLTERFLEYGKDIKKQTKIIEQSR; encoded by the coding sequence GTGAAACCTTCTCACTTTATTGGAAGCAGGGTCGTAAAAACTGGCGTTGCGGTTTTTCTAACTGCCTGGATTTGTGAGCTGTTCGACGCCCCGGCTGTATTTGCAGTTATAACTGCCATCGTAACCATAGAACCAACTGTTTCTGATTCTATTCGTAAAGGGTTTGTCCGTTTTCCCGCATCAGCAATCGGTGCTGCATACTCCGTATTCTTTATTTACCTGTTTGGAAATTCACCAATAACGTACGCACTTGCTGCCACATTGACGATTGTCACATGCTTTCGTTTAAAACTACATGCAGGATTATTAGTTGCCACACTCACAGCAGTAGCCATGGTGGAAGTAATTCATAGCAATTATTTTATTTCTTTTCTTATTCGCTTAGGAACAACCACGATCGGCTTAGTCGTCTCTACTGCTGTCAATATGTTTGTTTTACCACCTGATTATACGTCTCATATTACTGAAAACATGATGGCAATACGAAAACGTTTGGCAGCCAAGATCGAAAAAGTGTTTTATACAGTAACGGCTGAGCAACCAACAGCAGCTACCAATGCATTGAAATCGACAGATGTTGTCTATAAAAAAATTCGCCAAACAGAAACACTTATCCAGTTTCAAAAAGAAGAAGCGAAATACCACCCATTAACGAATAGTGAAAAAAGATTTTTTAAACAAGTTGAAAAACAGCTCACTTGCCTCAAACTGATTCACTATCATATTGACAATGTTGTCACCACAAGACTCCGGGATGACCTTTGGCATGATCATGAAAAAAAGATTATTCGTCAAGCTGCGGACGAACTTGTGGACACTTTTAATCGTAAAACAGCGTTAAATCAAACCCACATTCGTGAACTGAGGGAACTATACTGGAGAGAAAACGGAGTTGCCAGCCGAAAACCAGACGCTAGTGTAGCAAATTTCCCACCGGAGCTAATCATTACGTATGAATTACTTACCATTTGTCAATTAACAGAGCGATTTTTGGAGTACGGGAAAGATATAAAAAAACAAACGAAAATAATTGAGCAATCACGTTGA
- a CDS encoding sensor histidine kinase: MNLLFRHISTSIFYSIVLTILVTGVTLFAFVDDWSTIFDKKIEDISFLFILFVIPVSVGIVTGTVTGLYWRQRIHYLEKKMEEIIKGQKLNFDLEIPKDLGQMQHYLEQVQHKIRMQTEHAQRLATERAVEREQSLQEIVVQERNRLARELHDSVSQQLFAASMMMSTITETNPPKDETIQKQLRMVENMIQQSQLEMRALLLHLRPVALKGKSLQEGTQELLMELTQKVPIQVDWNIEAFIVDKGVEDQLFRILQEALSNTLRHAKANSLHVMLVERDGNIILRVTDDGVGFDMGKLKTGSYGLQNMRERAYEVGGSYKVISFPNQGTRLEVKVPHFEKGGEEE, translated from the coding sequence ATGAATCTGCTATTTCGTCATATTTCTACGTCTATTTTCTATAGTATCGTCCTGACCATATTAGTAACAGGAGTCACGCTTTTTGCTTTTGTAGATGATTGGAGCACTATTTTTGACAAGAAGATCGAAGACATTTCCTTTTTATTTATCCTTTTTGTAATTCCAGTTTCCGTTGGGATTGTTACAGGGACTGTGACAGGCTTGTACTGGCGACAACGTATTCACTATCTGGAAAAGAAAATGGAAGAAATTATAAAAGGGCAAAAGTTGAATTTTGACTTGGAAATTCCAAAAGATCTAGGTCAAATGCAACATTACCTTGAACAAGTACAGCATAAGATTAGAATGCAAACAGAGCATGCGCAGCGCTTAGCGACAGAAAGAGCTGTAGAAAGAGAACAAAGCTTACAGGAAATTGTTGTTCAGGAACGAAACAGACTAGCACGAGAATTACATGATTCCGTAAGTCAGCAATTATTTGCAGCCTCTATGATGATGTCGACAATCACAGAAACGAATCCACCTAAGGATGAAACCATACAAAAACAACTTCGTATGGTAGAGAACATGATACAGCAATCACAGTTGGAGATGCGAGCACTCCTTTTGCACTTACGACCAGTAGCTTTAAAAGGAAAGTCCTTACAAGAAGGAACGCAAGAATTACTTATGGAGCTTACGCAAAAAGTACCAATCCAAGTCGATTGGAATATTGAAGCTTTTATTGTTGATAAAGGTGTTGAAGACCAATTATTCCGGATACTCCAGGAAGCTTTATCAAATACACTTCGCCATGCAAAAGCTAATTCTTTACATGTGATGTTAGTAGAAAGAGATGGGAATATTATTTTACGTGTAACCGATGATGGAGTTGGATTTGATATGGGTAAGCTGAAGACGGGATCTTACGGTTTACAGAATATGAGAGAACGAGCTTATGAAGTAGGAGGAAGCTATAAAGTGATTAGCTTTCCAAATCAAGGTACACGCTTGGAAGTGAAGGTTCCTCATTTTGAGAAAGGAGGAGAGGAAGAGTGA
- a CDS encoding MsnO8 family LLM class oxidoreductase, with amino-acid sequence MKLSILDQVPILSGATPKEAISATLELAEMADQLGFTRYWVAEHHDMELFACPAPDILLGLIGSRTEKMKIGAGAVLLPHYRPFNVTERYNLLATLYPKRVDVGIGRAPGGSAEATIALSGNFLQNVKNISADIDELVAFFQQTFAKDHLYANVTATPIPDFPPDLWLLGTSEKSAKLAAEKGMSYVFGHFMTDKDGPAIVDRYRKRYNGKVIVSVSVICAATFEAARKLAERSYMEKKKHEEKHLTQAKGKAVRDRDRANDDMFTEKLNAQYVLGNPEQVHKQLQSLQAIYQADEIMILTNTPDYESRKTSYQLIAQACL; translated from the coding sequence TTGAAACTCAGTATTTTAGATCAAGTGCCTATACTAAGTGGAGCTACGCCCAAAGAGGCCATTTCGGCCACATTGGAATTAGCCGAAATGGCTGATCAACTCGGTTTTACACGGTACTGGGTTGCTGAACATCATGATATGGAGTTATTTGCATGCCCTGCTCCCGACATTCTTCTTGGTTTAATCGGGAGTCGAACAGAAAAAATGAAGATTGGAGCTGGAGCTGTTTTATTGCCTCACTATCGGCCGTTTAATGTAACCGAAAGATATAATTTATTAGCAACGCTATACCCTAAAAGAGTGGATGTGGGAATTGGCAGAGCACCAGGTGGATCAGCAGAAGCAACGATAGCTTTATCGGGTAATTTTCTACAAAATGTAAAAAACATTTCTGCTGATATCGATGAATTGGTAGCTTTTTTTCAGCAAACATTTGCTAAAGATCACCTTTATGCAAATGTTACTGCTACGCCAATCCCTGATTTCCCTCCTGACCTGTGGCTGTTAGGTACTAGTGAAAAAAGTGCAAAGCTAGCTGCTGAAAAGGGAATGTCCTATGTGTTTGGGCATTTTATGACAGATAAGGATGGACCAGCAATTGTCGATCGTTACCGAAAACGATATAATGGAAAAGTGATTGTTTCTGTTTCTGTTATTTGTGCGGCGACATTTGAAGCGGCAAGAAAGCTTGCAGAAAGGTCTTATATGGAAAAGAAAAAGCACGAAGAAAAACATTTGACCCAAGCTAAAGGTAAAGCGGTTCGAGACCGTGATAGGGCGAATGATGATATGTTCACTGAAAAACTAAACGCCCAATATGTATTAGGCAATCCAGAGCAAGTACATAAGCAGTTGCAATCGTTACAAGCAATATATCAAGCAGATGAAATCATGATTTTAACTAATACACCTGACTATGAGAGTCGAAAGACCTCTTATCAATTAATTGCGCAAGCTTGTTTATAG
- a CDS encoding DMT family transporter: MNKDWNTVFLAGLFEIGWVIGLKHANSWMDWILTLIAIYVSMHLLVIASRRLPVGSSYAVFAGIGSAGTVIAEIVLFGELVQPLKIVLILLLVTGVIGLKLVTPQKEKEEVS; encoded by the coding sequence ATGAATAAAGACTGGAATACTGTATTTCTTGCTGGATTGTTTGAAATTGGCTGGGTAATTGGTTTAAAACATGCAAACAGTTGGATGGATTGGATTCTGACGCTGATCGCGATTTATGTAAGCATGCATTTACTTGTTATCGCCTCACGCCGATTACCAGTAGGTTCAAGCTATGCAGTATTTGCAGGTATAGGAAGTGCAGGAACAGTTATAGCAGAAATAGTGCTTTTTGGAGAGCTGGTACAACCGTTAAAAATAGTGCTAATTCTACTATTAGTAACGGGAGTTATTGGTTTGAAGTTGGTAACGCCGCAAAAAGAAAAGGAAGAGGTGTCGTAA
- a CDS encoding BCCT family transporter, with protein sequence MNKSTLNNPVFYVSAFVVFLLVIIGATLPNRFGAVAEKLFHFTTIHFGWFYLLAVFVFVVFLITLSLSKFGKIKLGATLTKPEYSFFTWIGMLFSAGFGAGLVFWGVAEPMSHFFKTPFPAVEAMSEEAARVAMGYAFFHWGVSQWSVFAIVGLVIAYLQFRKKRRGLISTSIQPIIGKNKFIADTVDSLAVIATVMGVATSLGLGILQMNGGLKSVFDVPTSIWVQMAIAGVMLITYLISSSTGLDRGIKWLSNINLGLCLLLLVFVFMAGPTVFILNTFVLGLGDYFSNFIGYSLRLTPYTGDTWVREWTIFYWAWSTAWSPFVGAFIARVSRGRSIRQYVLGVLVVSPAIACIWIAAFGGTAVYNDLMNGTSIAEAVNADIAVALFETYQHLPMTTILSILSIFLIFTFLVTSADSATYILGVMTSRGSLNPTLVTKIVWGLLITAIAVVLLLAGGLEALQTASLISALPFTVILLLMMASFTRMLSKGEKKAEQDKE encoded by the coding sequence ATGAACAAAAGTACATTGAATAACCCTGTGTTTTACGTTTCTGCATTTGTTGTATTTTTACTAGTCATTATCGGAGCTACTCTGCCAAATCGTTTTGGAGCAGTAGCAGAAAAATTGTTTCATTTTACAACGATTCATTTTGGCTGGTTTTATTTATTAGCTGTGTTTGTTTTCGTTGTTTTCCTCATCACGCTATCTTTAAGTAAGTTTGGTAAAATAAAGCTAGGAGCAACACTAACTAAACCCGAATATTCATTTTTTACTTGGATTGGTATGCTTTTTTCTGCTGGTTTTGGTGCAGGTCTTGTTTTTTGGGGAGTAGCTGAACCTATGAGTCATTTTTTTAAAACACCGTTTCCTGCAGTGGAAGCCATGAGTGAAGAAGCAGCAAGAGTTGCAATGGGATATGCGTTTTTTCATTGGGGAGTTAGTCAGTGGTCTGTATTTGCTATTGTTGGCTTAGTTATTGCCTACTTGCAGTTTAGGAAAAAACGACGAGGATTAATATCTACCTCCATTCAACCAATTATCGGAAAAAATAAATTTATTGCTGATACGGTCGATTCTTTAGCGGTTATAGCAACTGTGATGGGAGTGGCAACGTCTTTAGGGTTGGGAATCCTACAGATGAACGGAGGATTAAAATCTGTTTTTGATGTTCCGACTTCGATTTGGGTACAAATGGCGATTGCGGGAGTCATGCTCATTACATATTTAATTTCATCAAGCACGGGATTAGATCGAGGAATTAAATGGTTAAGCAATATTAATCTGGGTCTTTGTTTATTATTATTAGTGTTCGTCTTTATGGCTGGTCCGACTGTTTTTATATTAAATACATTTGTTTTAGGTCTAGGTGATTATTTTTCTAATTTTATTGGATATAGTCTTCGTTTAACCCCATACACAGGAGATACGTGGGTAAGAGAATGGACGATTTTCTATTGGGCATGGTCTACAGCCTGGTCTCCTTTTGTTGGTGCGTTTATAGCACGTGTGTCCAGAGGAAGAAGTATTCGTCAATATGTATTAGGAGTACTAGTTGTTTCTCCGGCTATCGCTTGTATTTGGATTGCAGCTTTTGGTGGTACAGCTGTATACAATGATTTAATGAATGGAACTTCTATAGCAGAAGCTGTGAATGCAGATATAGCAGTTGCTCTTTTTGAAACATATCAGCATTTACCTATGACAACAATCCTTTCCATACTTTCTATCTTTTTAATCTTTACATTTCTAGTTACTTCTGCAGACTCTGCAACTTATATTCTTGGTGTAATGACCTCAAGAGGAAGTTTAAACCCTACATTAGTTACCAAAATTGTCTGGGGACTTTTAATTACAGCTATAGCAGTGGTATTGCTGTTAGCTGGTGGTTTAGAAGCATTACAAACTGCTTCATTAATTTCTGCGCTCCCATTTACAGTAATACTATTGCTGATGATGGCTTCGTTTACAAGAATGTTATCAAAAGGTGAAAAAAAAGCGGAACAGGATAAAGAATAG
- a CDS encoding C40 family peptidase gives MLKKSIVTVATVTVVGFSSAFFHTQVQAETLGSLKDKQTEIQNEREAIKADLSKAEAKIADVLIELEELNKQITQFNDAMKENNAQIEKVKADIAKKEQEVDKLEKEIAALEDAIEKRYKKLKERAVSYQKSGGDVSYLEVVLGSKDFGEFINRVSAVNKITNSDAKLLEEQENDKQEVTKKQDKVLKSLEEMEDLQVELEGMQETIKEQKQENEKKEAKLKDKKADLETLKEDLKGEDSNLADLEAEVRQSVASERQPAASANNTPSASTSTSSSPSASVNNDSKDGDLQTLGSKSSSPKAKAKAKAKPSAGSGGVSTIINSGYQHLGTPYVWGGKGPGGFDCSGFVSWAFSQGGYSIPSSTSALVGVGQKISYSEIQPGDLVFFDTYKKNGHVAIYIGGGQFIGAQSTPGVSVESMSNSYWSNAFKGHVRRVL, from the coding sequence ATGTTGAAAAAGTCAATTGTAACAGTTGCGACTGTGACAGTCGTTGGTTTTAGTAGCGCATTTTTTCACACGCAGGTGCAGGCGGAAACGCTAGGAAGTTTGAAGGATAAGCAAACGGAGATTCAAAATGAACGTGAAGCAATCAAAGCAGATTTATCAAAGGCAGAAGCTAAAATTGCGGATGTGTTAATTGAGTTAGAGGAATTAAATAAACAAATAACACAGTTTAATGATGCGATGAAAGAAAACAACGCACAAATCGAAAAAGTCAAAGCGGATATTGCTAAAAAAGAACAAGAAGTGGACAAGCTGGAAAAAGAAATTGCTGCACTAGAAGATGCGATTGAGAAACGTTATAAGAAACTAAAAGAACGTGCAGTTTCTTACCAAAAAAGCGGTGGTGACGTTAGCTATTTAGAAGTTGTTTTAGGTTCTAAAGACTTTGGAGAATTCATTAACCGTGTATCAGCAGTGAATAAAATTACGAATTCAGACGCTAAACTTTTAGAAGAACAAGAAAATGATAAGCAAGAAGTAACCAAAAAACAAGATAAAGTGCTTAAGAGTTTAGAAGAAATGGAAGATCTGCAAGTAGAATTAGAAGGCATGCAGGAAACCATTAAAGAACAGAAGCAAGAAAATGAGAAAAAAGAAGCAAAGTTAAAAGATAAAAAAGCTGATCTGGAGACTTTAAAAGAAGATTTAAAAGGAGAAGATAGCAACTTGGCTGATCTTGAAGCAGAAGTAAGACAAAGCGTTGCTTCTGAACGTCAACCAGCAGCATCGGCTAATAATACTCCTTCTGCTTCAACTTCAACTTCATCTTCACCTTCTGCTTCTGTAAATAACGATTCAAAGGACGGAGACTTGCAAACATTAGGCAGCAAGAGTTCTTCTCCTAAAGCAAAAGCAAAAGCAAAAGCAAAACCTTCAGCAGGAAGTGGTGGAGTAAGTACTATTATCAACTCAGGTTATCAGCATTTAGGTACACCTTATGTTTGGGGTGGTAAAGGTCCGGGCGGATTTGACTGTTCTGGATTTGTATCTTGGGCATTTTCTCAAGGAGGATATTCTATCCCATCAAGTACAAGTGCTTTGGTTGGTGTAGGTCAAAAGATTTCATACAGTGAAATTCAACCTGGGGATCTTGTTTTCTTTGATACGTATAAGAAAAATGGACATGTCGCTATCTATATCGGTGGCGGACAATTCATCGGTGCACAAAGCACACCGGGAGTTTCAGTAGAAAGCATGTCTAATAGTTATTGGAGCAATGCATTCAAAGGTCACGTACGTCGTGTGCTATAA
- a CDS encoding response regulator — translation MIRVLFADDHEMVRIGVTSYLSAQSDIEVVAEADDGGKAVELALELKPDIILMDLVMKEMDGIEATRLIMEQWPEAKIIIVTSFLDDEKVYPALEAGATSYMLKTSKAEEIAKAIRATFEGQTVLEPEVTGKIMNRMRSPERALHEDLTDREREILLLLAQGKTNQEIADQLFISLKTVKVHVSNLLSKLEVQDRTQAVIYAFKNHLVK, via the coding sequence GTGATCAGGGTTTTATTCGCAGATGATCATGAAATGGTCCGGATTGGAGTAACCTCTTATTTATCAGCACAATCCGACATTGAAGTAGTTGCAGAAGCAGATGATGGAGGAAAAGCTGTAGAGCTCGCTTTGGAATTAAAGCCGGATATCATTTTAATGGATCTCGTTATGAAAGAAATGGATGGCATTGAAGCAACTCGGTTGATTATGGAACAATGGCCGGAAGCCAAAATTATTATTGTGACTAGCTTTTTAGACGATGAAAAGGTGTACCCAGCTTTGGAGGCAGGTGCGACAAGTTATATGTTGAAAACATCCAAAGCAGAGGAAATTGCAAAAGCGATACGGGCTACTTTTGAAGGACAAACTGTTTTAGAACCAGAAGTAACAGGGAAAATAATGAATCGTATGCGCTCACCGGAACGGGCCTTACATGAAGATTTGACAGACAGGGAGCGGGAAATTTTATTGTTATTAGCCCAAGGGAAAACAAACCAAGAAATTGCTGATCAATTATTTATTTCTTTAAAGACGGTTAAAGTTCATGTGAGCAATCTGTTGTCAAAGTTGGAAGTACAAGACCGAACACAGGCTGTTATTTATGCTTTCAAGAACCATCTAGTTAAATAG
- the liaF gene encoding cell wall-active antibiotics response protein LiaF, translating to MFKRLSTDTLNWILIVGVILFILEITFFQGGMIIPALFFALLIYIGRQNFEKLWGKLFFWSGIIGIIFSILNMLAIRFFVVAAIAIFLINYSKSKKVAKWVEPHLNSHPKQEVKENLIHKHPFFDHRFFDDQRTDDTAYQWRDVNIHGAFGDRVIDLSNTVLPNDTAVISIRHLVGNIEIYVPYDVEVSIHHSSVIGRALIFGNYHERIMNQALLYQTKDYDTSFPRVKIITSIISGDIEVKRT from the coding sequence ATGTTTAAACGACTATCGACAGATACACTAAATTGGATATTAATTGTTGGAGTAATCCTCTTTATTTTAGAGATTACCTTTTTTCAAGGTGGCATGATTATTCCGGCACTTTTTTTTGCTTTGCTTATTTATATAGGACGTCAAAATTTTGAAAAACTATGGGGAAAGTTGTTTTTTTGGTCTGGAATTATAGGCATTATCTTTTCTATATTAAATATGCTGGCCATCCGATTTTTTGTCGTTGCTGCCATTGCGATATTTCTTATTAATTATTCGAAATCAAAAAAAGTAGCAAAGTGGGTGGAACCACATCTGAATTCACATCCAAAACAAGAAGTCAAAGAAAACTTGATTCATAAGCACCCGTTCTTCGATCACCGTTTTTTTGATGACCAAAGGACGGATGATACAGCTTATCAATGGAGAGATGTGAATATTCATGGTGCCTTTGGTGACAGGGTCATTGATCTAAGTAATACGGTGTTACCGAATGATACGGCTGTAATATCCATTCGGCACCTAGTCGGTAATATTGAAATTTACGTACCATATGATGTAGAGGTTAGCATCCACCATAGTTCCGTTATCGGACGTGCACTCATATTTGGAAATTATCATGAAAGAATTATGAATCAAGCGTTATTATACCAAACGAAAGATTATGATACATCGTTTCCTCGAGTAAAAATAATTACCTCCATAATATCTGGGGATATCGAGGTGAAACGTACATGA
- a CDS encoding PspA/IM30 family protein — protein sequence MTNIFTRMKESVVSDLHYLMDQKEQKNPIAALNHYLRQSEQEKEKVRKLLERQYKLKDEFLKEYQLAQDLADKRLKQANIAEKAGELEMYEFAIREHQEYQARAERMKASRDEAAAELEILEQKYENMKHKLKDMHLRRMELMGRENIARANHQINRVIDETSDKPFSKFAEMERYIEGLEYKVNSAYYRSTFDHKMAKLEKEMAEKEEA from the coding sequence ATGACTAATATTTTTACGAGAATGAAGGAATCTGTCGTTAGCGATCTACACTACCTAATGGATCAAAAGGAGCAAAAAAATCCGATTGCAGCTTTGAATCATTACCTTAGACAGAGCGAGCAAGAAAAAGAGAAAGTTCGAAAACTATTAGAGCGTCAATATAAATTGAAGGATGAATTTTTAAAAGAATATCAATTAGCCCAAGACTTAGCAGATAAACGTTTAAAGCAAGCGAATATTGCGGAAAAAGCTGGCGAATTGGAAATGTATGAATTTGCTATTCGTGAGCATCAAGAATATCAAGCACGAGCCGAGCGCATGAAAGCATCTCGAGACGAGGCTGCAGCTGAGCTTGAAATACTAGAGCAAAAGTATGAAAATATGAAGCATAAATTAAAAGATATGCATCTGCGTAGAATGGAATTAATGGGCCGTGAAAATATCGCACGTGCAAATCATCAAATCAATCGCGTAATTGATGAAACGTCAGATAAGCCATTCTCTAAGTTTGCGGAAATGGAACGATATATTGAAGGCCTTGAATATAAGGTGAATAGTGCTTATTATCGCAGTACATTTGATCATAAAATGGCAAAGCTTGAAAAAGAAATGGCAGAAAAAGAAGAGGCGTAG